TTTTTATATCTTCATTTGAATAAATTTCCTAATTTAGGAAAAAAATTAAATGGAGGTATTTTAACATGAAAATTTATGGTTATGTGAGGGTGTCAACAAAAGAGCAGAATATAGCTAGGCAGATTGGGGCTATGAAAAATTTTCCCATTGAAGAAAAGAATATCATAGTAGACAAAATAAGTGGTAAAAACTTCAATAGACCTAACTATAAAAAGTTACTTAAAAAAATGAAGAAAGGTGATGTTCTGGTAGTTAAGAGTATTGATAGGCTTGGTAGGAATTACGATGAAATTTTAGATCAGTGGCGAATACTTACAAAAGAAAGAGATATCGATATCGTTGTTATGGATATGCCTCTTTTGGATACCAGAGAAGGAAGGGATTTGACCGGAACATTGATTGCCGATATAGTTCTTCAGCTTCTAAGTTATGTTGCACAGTCGGAAAGAGAAAACATTAAACAAAGACAAAAAGAAGGTATAAAAATAGCCAAGGAAAAAGGTGTGAAATTTGGCAGACCAAGGCTTGATGTTCCCGACGAGTTTTTCTCTTTATATGATTTATGGAAAAACGGAGATGTTTCTTCAAGAGATGCAGCAAAGAAACTTAATGTTTCTTACCAGACCTTTTTAAGATGGACCAAAAGGATTGTTAGAGGAGATTTATTTGCATAATAAAAAAAGACGCTTAAGCGTCTTTTTTAGTCTACGGTTTTATTTTGAGTCATATTAGATACTATTGATTGTCTGTTGATTTTAGCATTTATTCCGTCAGGTTCCAGTGCTATTACGGCAGTATCTTCGTCTACACTTACCACTGTTCCTATAAATCCCCCGGCAGTCATTACTTCATCACCGTTTTTTAATTCGTTAAGTAAATTTTGGTGTTCTTTAAACCTTTTTTGTTGTGGTCTGATTGTCATAAAATATGTTATTCCAAATAAAACGACAATAATGCCAATCATTACTATAAAATCTTGTCCCATAATTTTGTATCCTCGCTTTTTATTTTTATATTATACCATATTCTTTCTCAAACTCATGCTTAAATTCCAAAAATCTATCTTCCATTATAGCATTTCTCATATTTTCCATAAGTTTCAAAGTAAAATATAGGTTATGATAGCTTACCAACATACTTGAAAGTATCTCTTTGCATATTACCAAATGTCTTAAATATGCTTTTGTATAATTCCTGCATACATAACAGTCACACTTATCGTCTAAAGGAGTAAAGTCTTCTTTGTATTTTGCGTTTTTAAGAGTTACTTTACCCGCACTGGTAAGAGCGGTCCCGTTTCTTGCCATTCTTGTTTGAAGTACGCAGTCAAACATATCTATACCGCTTTTAACGCCCTCTAAAAGCGCGTCAGGGCTTCCTACGCCCATTAAATATCTAGGCTTATCTTTTGGAAGCAATGGTGTTGTATAATCCAGTAAATCAAACATCATATCCATGGGTTCCCCGACACTGAGTCCTCCCAGTGCATATCCAGGAAAATCCAAATCAATTAACTGTTCTGCCGATTGTTTTCTTAAATCTTTAAACATTCCCCCTTGAACGATACCGAAAAGTCCCTGATGTTCTGTATTTTTATGGGCTTCTTTACATCTTTTTGCCCATCTTGTAGTCATTTCCAGAGAGTCTTTTGTATATTTTTTATCTGCACCGTAAGGAACGCACTCGTCGAATGCCATCATAATATCAGAGCCTAAGTTATTTTGAATTTCCATTGATTTTTCGGGACTTATGAAATGACGGCTTCCATCTATATGACTTCTGAACGTTACCCCTTCCTCTGTAATATCATTCGTTTTACTCAATGAGAAAACTTGAAACCCGCCGCTATCTGTTAGGATAGGTCTGTCCCAATTCATAAATTTATGAAGTCCGCCCGCTTTTTTTATTATATCATCTCCGGGTCTTAAATATAGATGATATGTATTTCCTAGGATTATTTTTGCATTAATCTCTTTTAAACTTTCGGGGAGCATAGCTTTGACCGTAGCCCTGGTTCCTACCGGCATAAAAATAGGAGTCGGTATCTCTCCGTGAGGAGTTATTATTTTTCCGACTCTGGCTCCGCTTCTTTTATCTTCTTTTATCAGTTCATATTTTATTGCACTCATATTTTACAGCTCATCCTTTTTGTTGTATCCCAGAGAGTTTAAGATATTTTGTTTATCTCTCCATTCATCTTTTACTTTAACCCATAATTTAAGATTTACTTTTGTTCCAAGCATTTCTTCGATTTCTCTTCTCGAGTCGGACCCTATCTTTTTAAGCATAGAACCGTTTTTACCTATAATTATCCTTTTGTGATTTTCTCTTTCGGTATAGATATTCGCTTCTATATCATATAAATCTTTATTATTTCTTTTTTTCATAAGCATTACTTCAACAGCCGTTCCGTGAGGTATTTCTTCTTTTAGTGAACGCAGGATCTTTTCTCTGATAAGTTCGCTTATTACAAATCTTTCGCTTCTGTCTGTTACCATATCTTCAGGGAAATACATAGGGCCCTGAGGTAAATACTTTTCTATTACTTCTACAAGTTCGTTTATGTTTTCGCCTTTCATTGCACTTATGGGAACTATTTCTTTAATGAAATCATATTTTTCATATAATTTTATTTTTCCAAGTATCTCCTCTTTTGTTATTTTATCTATTTTGTTTATTACAAGGATGACCGGAGTCTTTTCTTTTTTTAATTTTTCAATTAAAAATTCATCTCCTTTTCCTATTGTTGTATCTTCTTCCACTAAAAATAAAATAACATCTACTTCTTTATAGGATTCTCCCGCTACTTCCACCATGTAGTCGGATAATTTGCTTTTTGGTTTATGAAATCCCGGAGTATCGATAAATACCATTTGTGAAGTACCTGTCGTTCTTATACATCTTATATTGTTTCTTGTAGTCTGCGGTCTGTTTGAGACTATCGAAATTTTCTGTCCCAGTAGTAAATTCAGCAGTGTGGATTTACCTACGTTTGTCCTGCCTACTATTGATATAAATCCGCTTTTAAAGTTATTGTTCATTGATTATCCCCGTATTAAACTTATTATTTTTGGTATATAAAGTGCCGCACCCATTAAAACAGCCATAAAGGCTCCTATCAATACTGCGCATGCGGCTGAATCTTTTGCTCTTTTTGCATTTTCGTTCATTTCTTTTGTTGCACAGTTTACCGCTTCTTCTATTGCGGTGTTTACCGCTTCGAGAATTATTACTAAGAATATTGTAAAACCAAGTGCAATCCATTCAAAATATGAGAACTTCAGAATAATCGCTCCGATTATTGCAAGTACTGCACATGTGCAGTGAATCTTAAAATTCTGCTGTGTTCTGAAATTATATTGAACGCCATGCCAGGCATATCTAAAGCTTTTAAATAATCTTTTTATATGTCTTATCATATCTACTCCTTATTCTCTAGGTAAATCTAAAATATCCATTACTTTTTCTTCGTGCTCACGCATTTCTTTTTTTTCTTCTTCTTCCATATGGTCAAATCCTAAAAGATGAAGTGTTGAATGAACTGTTAAATAACATATCTCCCTGTCTAAACTGTGACCGAATTCAATTGCTTGTTCTTTTGCCTTATCTAAGCATAAAACAACATCTCCGAGAATTATAACTTCATCTTCAAATTCATCATCATCCATAGGGAAAGATAAAACATCAGTTGTTTTATCTATATTTCTGTAG
This region of Anaerofustis stercorihominis DSM 17244 genomic DNA includes:
- a CDS encoding diacylglycerol kinase family protein, translating into MIRHIKRLFKSFRYAWHGVQYNFRTQQNFKIHCTCAVLAIIGAIILKFSYFEWIALGFTIFLVIILEAVNTAIEEAVNCATKEMNENAKRAKDSAACAVLIGAFMAVLMGAALYIPKIISLIRG
- the yajC gene encoding preprotein translocase subunit YajC; translated protein: MGQDFIVMIGIIVVLFGITYFMTIRPQQKRFKEHQNLLNELKNGDEVMTAGGFIGTVVSVDEDTAVIALEPDGINAKINRQSIVSNMTQNKTVD
- the tgt gene encoding tRNA guanosine(34) transglycosylase Tgt; this encodes MSAIKYELIKEDKRSGARVGKIITPHGEIPTPIFMPVGTRATVKAMLPESLKEINAKIILGNTYHLYLRPGDDIIKKAGGLHKFMNWDRPILTDSGGFQVFSLSKTNDITEEGVTFRSHIDGSRHFISPEKSMEIQNNLGSDIMMAFDECVPYGADKKYTKDSLEMTTRWAKRCKEAHKNTEHQGLFGIVQGGMFKDLRKQSAEQLIDLDFPGYALGGLSVGEPMDMMFDLLDYTTPLLPKDKPRYLMGVGSPDALLEGVKSGIDMFDCVLQTRMARNGTALTSAGKVTLKNAKYKEDFTPLDDKCDCYVCRNYTKAYLRHLVICKEILSSMLVSYHNLYFTLKLMENMRNAIMEDRFLEFKHEFEKEYGII
- a CDS encoding recombinase family protein, giving the protein MKIYGYVRVSTKEQNIARQIGAMKNFPIEEKNIIVDKISGKNFNRPNYKKLLKKMKKGDVLVVKSIDRLGRNYDEILDQWRILTKERDIDIVVMDMPLLDTREGRDLTGTLIADIVLQLLSYVAQSERENIKQRQKEGIKIAKEKGVKFGRPRLDVPDEFFSLYDLWKNGDVSSRDAAKKLNVSYQTFLRWTKRIVRGDLFA
- the era gene encoding GTPase Era — its product is MNNNFKSGFISIVGRTNVGKSTLLNLLLGQKISIVSNRPQTTRNNIRCIRTTGTSQMVFIDTPGFHKPKSKLSDYMVEVAGESYKEVDVILFLVEEDTTIGKGDEFLIEKLKKEKTPVILVINKIDKITKEEILGKIKLYEKYDFIKEIVPISAMKGENINELVEVIEKYLPQGPMYFPEDMVTDRSERFVISELIREKILRSLKEEIPHGTAVEVMLMKKRNNKDLYDIEANIYTERENHKRIIIGKNGSMLKKIGSDSRREIEEMLGTKVNLKLWVKVKDEWRDKQNILNSLGYNKKDEL
- the ybeY gene encoding rRNA maturation RNase YbeY — its product is MIETEVLFDNRSGKDVSEETYNKIQLAINKTLEYENFKKPSQVSVSLVNSEEIKTLNNYYRNIDKTTDVLSFPMDDDEFEDEVIILGDVVLCLDKAKEQAIEFGHSLDREICYLTVHSTLHLLGFDHMEEEEKKEMREHEEKVMDILDLPRE